The Chitinophagales bacterium genome window below encodes:
- a CDS encoding PorV/PorQ family protein → MKFFITTIFFSIVLGISFTQEISTEESYLLFSTTTSNAGRGDVNVVNTNNNRILDLAANPSLYAGLEKGFYFNFSYLPLFRDTYATKPRRSKMSSEIFVTDFNISYAFNKKHTLSYSNRVFKMGQVFSTINPYVRSEKPYSLTQAIRYSTLFGDKFGLGVSFNYSFTNYKSLNGGASPFIHAIGTSIGFDYRNTYPIKETLDYKINTGLAIMNFGKRINFQHLLPVQLNIGLENAIVVKNIKLHHTVSLAYQLSKPMLPTQGGKNAPNTYSVYGSYPSFGKQVFGSFADSPDGAKGEFKEFDHSIGLSYELLWKKQLRMETSIGSFIEAVSYGRRHLTWSTGIGYKGFNIGFAYLHALGNNTFLNKTYRVTFAFTINTDKDKPKLGFE, encoded by the coding sequence ATGAAGTTCTTTATAACTACCATATTCTTCTCTATTGTTTTAGGAATTTCTTTCACACAAGAAATAAGCACTGAAGAAAGTTATTTATTATTTAGCACTACAACAAGCAATGCTGGTAGAGGAGATGTAAATGTAGTTAATACAAATAATAATAGAATTTTAGATTTGGCAGCAAACCCTTCTTTATATGCTGGATTAGAAAAAGGATTTTATTTTAATTTTTCATATTTACCTCTTTTTAGAGATACTTATGCAACCAAGCCAAGAAGAAGTAAAATGTCTTCTGAAATTTTTGTTACGGATTTTAATATTAGCTACGCGTTTAATAAAAAACACACATTATCTTACTCAAATAGAGTGTTTAAAATGGGTCAAGTTTTTTCAACAATTAATCCATACGTTCGTTCTGAAAAGCCCTATAGTTTAACTCAAGCAATTAGATATAGTACATTATTTGGAGATAAATTTGGTTTAGGGGTTTCATTTAATTACTCTTTTACAAACTATAAGTCGTTAAATGGAGGTGCTAGTCCTTTTATACATGCTATAGGAACAAGTATAGGTTTTGATTATAGAAATACCTATCCAATTAAAGAAACTTTAGATTATAAAATCAATACAGGATTAGCTATAATGAATTTTGGTAAAAGAATAAACTTTCAACATTTATTACCAGTTCAATTAAATATTGGTTTGGAGAATGCTATAGTAGTGAAAAACATTAAACTACACCATACTGTTTCATTGGCTTATCAATTATCAAAACCAATGTTGCCAACACAAGGAGGAAAAAATGCTCCCAACACTTATTCTGTATATGGAAGTTATCCGAGTTTTGGAAAACAAGTTTTTGGTTCTTTTGCTGATTCTCCTGATGGTGCAAAAGGTGAGTTTAAAGAATTTGATCATTCAATAGGTCTTTCTTATGAACTACTTTGGAAGAAGCAGTTAAGAATGGAAACAAGTATTGGCAGTTTTATAGAAGCTGTGTCTTACGGTAGAAGGCATTTAACTTGGAGCACAGGAATAGGCTATAAAGGATTTAATATAGGATTTGCATATTTACATGCTTTAGGCAATAACACCTTTTTGAATAAAACTTATAGAGTAACCTTTGCTTTTACTATTAATACAGATAAGGATAAACCCAAATTAGGTTTTGAATAA
- a CDS encoding biopolymer transporter ExbD — MSKKRKIPEINASSMADIAFLLLIFFLVTTTIDQDKGILHKLPAWSDEPPPDATLNQRNVLEILVNANNQLLVETDYIQVNQLRDIAVKHLTNRGRLPEYSVSPKDAIISLKNDRGTSYGVYLEIQNELKAAYRIVRDDMAYDLTDGKMTYQELDDCSSNAELDANKQSYCERLKEQIKEEYPMKISEAEPVNLGGK, encoded by the coding sequence ATGTCAAAAAAGAGAAAAATACCGGAAATTAATGCAAGTAGTATGGCAGATATTGCTTTCTTGCTACTTATATTTTTCTTGGTAACAACAACCATAGACCAGGATAAAGGAATATTGCACAAGCTACCCGCTTGGAGTGATGAGCCACCACCTGATGCTACTTTAAACCAAAGAAATGTACTTGAAATATTAGTAAATGCTAATAATCAATTATTGGTTGAAACAGATTATATTCAAGTTAATCAATTAAGAGATATAGCTGTAAAACATTTGACCAATAGAGGCAGATTGCCGGAATATTCTGTAAGTCCAAAAGATGCTATTATTTCTTTAAAAAACGATAGAGGAACCAGCTACGGAGTTTATTTAGAAATACAAAATGAACTTAAAGCTGCCTATAGGATAGTAAGAGATGATATGGCTTACGATCTTACAGATGGCAAAATGACTTATCAAGAATTAGATGATTGTTCTTCCAATGCGGAATTAGATGCCAATAAGCAAAGCTATTGCGAAAGGCTTAAAGAACAAATAAAAGAAGAATATCCAATGAAGATTTCTGAAGCTGAACCTGTAAATTTAGGAGGTAAATAA
- a CDS encoding TatD family hydrolase — MEFIDTHAHLYVNQFEADRNEMIKRAKDNNITKVLLPNIDKDSAENLLELYFSDTTFFAPMMGIHPCSINENYKTQLKEIEPYFLRQKMASVGEIGLDYYWDKTKIKEQKAAFRHQINWAKDMNLPIAVHCRDAFDDVLSILDEEQNGNLKGVLHCFTGNVEQAKHLIDLGFYMGIGGVVTYKNSGLDKTLADIDVKHLILETDAPYLSPTPYRGKRNESAYLIYIAEKLAEVKGIEIEELAEKTTKNAVELFSL, encoded by the coding sequence ATGGAATTTATAGACACCCATGCTCATTTGTACGTTAATCAGTTTGAAGCTGACAGAAATGAAATGATAAAAAGAGCAAAAGACAATAATATAACAAAAGTGCTTTTGCCCAACATTGACAAGGATTCGGCAGAAAATTTATTGGAACTTTACTTTTCTGACACCACTTTTTTTGCACCCATGATGGGCATACACCCTTGCTCTATAAATGAAAATTATAAAACGCAACTCAAAGAAATAGAGCCCTATTTTTTACGACAAAAAATGGCAAGTGTGGGAGAAATAGGCTTAGATTACTACTGGGATAAAACAAAAATAAAAGAACAAAAAGCTGCATTTAGGCATCAAATTAACTGGGCAAAGGATATGAACCTGCCCATAGCGGTGCATTGTAGAGATGCTTTTGATGATGTGCTAAGCATTTTAGATGAAGAACAAAATGGAAATTTAAAAGGCGTGCTTCATTGTTTTACTGGAAATGTAGAGCAAGCCAAACATTTAATAGATTTAGGTTTTTATATGGGCATAGGTGGTGTGGTAACATATAAAAACAGCGGTTTAGACAAAACTTTAGCAGATATAGATGTAAAACACTTAATTTTAGAAACAGATGCACCCTATTTAAGTCCCACGCCATATAGAGGAAAAAGAAATGAAAGTGCTTACCTTATATATATAGCAGAGAAATTAGCGGAGGTAAAAGGAATAGAAATAGAAGAATTGGCGGAAAAAACCACAAAAAATGCTGTTGAATTATTTAGCTTATAG
- a CDS encoding biopolymer transporter ExbD, protein MSRFSKDQGKKETPEISTASLPDIIFMLLFFFMVVTVMRETNPILRIKLPQATELTKIQYKEAVSYILIGTPVDVATHGDAPRIQLNDSYSTVDRVQTFIKKAYSETPPALQGQFTVSLKVDQDVTMGIVTDVKQELRKADALKINYAANKRSDDIQ, encoded by the coding sequence ATGTCAAGATTTAGTAAAGACCAAGGAAAAAAAGAAACTCCGGAAATTTCAACAGCATCATTGCCGGATATTATATTTATGCTTTTATTCTTCTTTATGGTGGTTACCGTAATGCGTGAAACCAACCCAATATTAAGAATAAAACTACCTCAAGCTACTGAGTTAACTAAAATTCAGTATAAAGAAGCAGTATCTTACATTCTTATAGGAACACCAGTAGATGTGGCTACACATGGAGATGCACCAAGAATACAGTTAAATGATTCATACTCTACAGTAGATAGAGTACAAACATTTATTAAAAAAGCGTATTCAGAAACACCTCCGGCACTGCAAGGGCAGTTTACGGTATCTTTAAAAGTAGATCAAGATGTAACTATGGGAATAGTAACAGACGTAAAACAAGAACTGCGTAAAGCAGATGCGTTAAAAATAAACTACGCAGCCAATAAGCGTTCTGACGATATTCAATAG
- a CDS encoding MotA/TolQ/ExbB proton channel family protein: MKKLSLTFVLVAILTFGFNYQMAFAQEEATTETTEQVEAAPAEVVQETVTEEVAETPAAPAEKSGHQVLLDKFIEGGAGFMSTVLICLIFGLAFSIERIISLTLASTNSKKLLNAVEENLVNGNVEGAKEVCKASRSPIASIMHQGLNRTKDGLDMVEKSVIAYGSVEMGRLERGLTWIGLAIGLAPMLGFMGTVIGMINAFDAIEAAGDISPTVVAGGIKVALLTTVFGLIVAIILQIFYNYIVSRIDSIVNDMEDASIQFIDMLKKNKIVD; encoded by the coding sequence ATGAAAAAACTAAGTTTAACATTTGTATTGGTTGCTATTCTTACATTTGGTTTCAATTACCAAATGGCTTTTGCACAAGAAGAGGCAACAACAGAAACAACAGAACAAGTAGAAGCAGCTCCGGCTGAAGTTGTTCAAGAAACCGTAACAGAAGAAGTAGCAGAAACACCCGCTGCTCCAGCCGAAAAATCGGGACACCAAGTACTTTTAGACAAATTTATAGAAGGTGGTGCCGGATTTATGTCCACCGTATTAATATGTTTAATATTCGGCTTAGCTTTTTCTATAGAAAGAATAATCTCTTTAACATTAGCTTCTACAAACTCTAAAAAACTATTAAATGCTGTAGAAGAAAATTTAGTTAACGGAAATGTAGAGGGAGCTAAAGAAGTATGTAAAGCAAGCCGTAGCCCAATAGCTTCTATTATGCACCAAGGATTAAACAGAACGAAAGATGGCTTAGACATGGTTGAAAAATCTGTAATAGCTTATGGCTCTGTAGAAATGGGACGTTTAGAAAGAGGTTTAACATGGATAGGTTTAGCTATTGGATTAGCACCAATGTTAGGTTTCATGGGTACGGTAATAGGTATGATTAATGCATTTGATGCTATTGAGGCAGCTGGAGATATTTCTCCTACAGTTGTAGCAGGAGGTATTAAAGTGGCATTATTAACTACGGTATTCGGTTTGATAGTAGCTATTATTTTACAAATTTTTTACAACTACATCGTATCAAGAATTGATAGCATAGTAAACGATATGGAAGATGCTTCTATACAGTTTATAGATATGTTGAAGAAAAACAAAATTGTAGATTAA